In Crinalium epipsammum PCC 9333, the following are encoded in one genomic region:
- a CDS encoding tetratricopeptide repeat protein — MMKKSSIVVYRSNTYRQKQSPSKIAVASGVGVAALVIGATVLGASYDWYGKLLTWRPFIGQNSLNSANQEKSEVLHLVSSPTSQRAGRLEAIAQGKDSLEQSRARYLLATDLLQQKQAKKALSWLEGLEKNYSVLAPYVLLKRSQAYQLSGDKAKYEEVLRELVKSYPNSPVAAEAMYVLGSRERQFWDQAIAKFPSHPRTLKIIRQQLAQNPNQQKLMLLLVKYAPDSPNITSVLDQLSKQYAAQLKAEDWELIASSYWQNREYSKSASAYMGATIGDKLRKRENCQGWYLARSKIVRNSV; from the coding sequence ATGATGAAAAAATCAAGTATAGTTGTTTACCGCTCCAATACATATAGACAGAAACAATCGCCAAGCAAAATAGCAGTTGCTAGTGGCGTAGGAGTAGCTGCGCTTGTGATTGGCGCAACTGTGTTGGGAGCAAGTTATGATTGGTACGGAAAATTGCTCACCTGGCGACCATTCATCGGTCAAAACAGCCTTAATTCTGCCAATCAAGAAAAATCCGAAGTTTTACATCTAGTATCTTCACCTACATCACAACGAGCAGGACGTTTAGAAGCTATCGCCCAGGGTAAAGATTCTCTAGAGCAAAGTCGCGCCCGCTATCTATTGGCGACAGACTTGCTGCAACAAAAACAAGCTAAAAAAGCTTTGAGTTGGTTAGAAGGGTTAGAGAAAAATTATTCAGTTTTAGCACCCTACGTTTTGCTGAAACGTTCCCAAGCATATCAATTAAGCGGGGATAAAGCCAAATATGAGGAAGTATTACGCGAACTTGTAAAAAGCTATCCCAACTCGCCTGTGGCGGCTGAGGCAATGTATGTTTTGGGAAGTAGGGAACGACAATTTTGGGATCAGGCGATCGCCAAATTCCCCAGTCATCCCCGCACGTTAAAAATTATCCGTCAGCAATTGGCACAAAATCCCAATCAGCAAAAATTAATGTTGCTGTTGGTCAAGTATGCTCCCGATTCACCTAACATTACTTCAGTATTAGACCAGCTATCTAAACAGTATGCTGCACAACTTAAGGCTGAAGACTGGGAACTGATCGCCTCATCTTATTGGCAAAACCGAGAGTATAGCAAATCCGCCTCTGCTTATATGGGTGCTACCATTGGTGACAAGTTAAGGAAAAGAGAAAATTGTCAAGGGTGGTATTTGGCTAGGTCAAAAATCGTGAGAAACTCAGTCTAG
- a CDS encoding leucyl aminopeptidase produces the protein MEFRAIDSKVLNWTGDALAIGFFENGVDLSGDLAQLDDKFAGTLKELIAETEFKGSVGSSATTRVGGGSKIRKIIIVGLGKQEAVKLDGWRRAAAVVARSARKEKCKTLGISLPVWNDDPDVTAGAIAEGVILALHQDNRFKSEPEDKPTAVEQVDLLGFAGQEAAITRAQQICDGVILARELVAAPPNECTPITMAETAQAIADAHSLQLEILEKEDCERLGMGAFLGVAQASDLPPKFIHLTYKPQGTPRRKLAIIGKGLTFDSGGLNIKGAGSGIETMKMDMGGAAATLGAAKAIGQLKPDVEVHFISAVTENMISGRAMRPGDILKASNGKTIEVNNTDAEGRLTLADALVFAEKLEVDAIVDLATLTGACIIALGDDIGGLWSPDNGLASQLTQAAEKAGEKFWQMPLEEKYFEGLKSPVADMKNTGPRGGGAITAALFLKQFVKETPWAHLDVAGPVWADKENGYNNSGATGFAVRTLVHWALGEA, from the coding sequence ATGGAATTTCGAGCGATTGATAGTAAAGTCTTAAACTGGACAGGAGATGCCCTAGCAATTGGATTTTTTGAAAATGGGGTTGATCTCAGTGGAGATTTAGCGCAACTTGATGACAAGTTTGCTGGTACTTTAAAAGAGTTAATTGCTGAAACAGAATTTAAGGGCAGTGTTGGCAGTAGTGCAACTACTCGTGTGGGCGGTGGTAGCAAGATTCGCAAAATAATTATTGTGGGGCTGGGTAAACAAGAGGCGGTAAAATTAGACGGCTGGCGTAGAGCGGCGGCTGTTGTGGCTAGATCAGCCAGAAAAGAAAAGTGTAAAACACTAGGAATTAGTCTACCTGTATGGAATGATGACCCAGATGTAACTGCTGGTGCGATCGCAGAAGGAGTTATCCTAGCTTTACACCAAGACAATCGTTTTAAATCTGAACCTGAAGACAAGCCTACAGCAGTAGAACAAGTAGATTTATTAGGTTTTGCGGGTCAGGAAGCAGCTATTACTCGCGCTCAACAAATTTGTGATGGAGTAATTTTAGCCAGAGAATTAGTAGCCGCTCCACCAAATGAGTGTACTCCAATCACAATGGCAGAAACTGCCCAGGCGATCGCAGATGCCCATAGTTTGCAACTAGAAATCTTGGAAAAAGAAGATTGTGAACGCCTTGGGATGGGTGCTTTTCTCGGTGTTGCACAGGCATCTGATTTACCACCCAAATTTATCCACCTCACATATAAACCACAAGGAACTCCCCGCCGGAAATTGGCAATAATTGGTAAAGGTTTAACTTTTGACTCAGGCGGTCTTAACATCAAAGGTGCTGGTAGCGGCATCGAAACCATGAAAATGGATATGGGGGGCGCTGCTGCTACTTTAGGTGCTGCTAAAGCTATTGGACAACTTAAGCCAGATGTCGAAGTTCACTTCATTAGTGCCGTTACCGAAAACATGATTAGCGGTCGCGCAATGCGCCCTGGTGACATTCTCAAGGCATCGAATGGCAAAACTATCGAAGTCAACAATACCGATGCTGAAGGACGACTTACCCTAGCTGATGCCTTAGTATTTGCAGAGAAGCTAGAAGTTGATGCCATTGTTGATTTAGCCACACTTACGGGTGCTTGCATCATAGCCTTGGGTGATGATATTGGTGGTTTATGGAGTCCCGATAACGGTCTAGCTTCCCAACTTACTCAAGCTGCTGAAAAAGCAGGGGAAAAATTTTGGCAGATGCCTTTAGAAGAGAAATACTTTGAAGGTCTTAAATCCCCCGTTGCTGACATGAAAAACACGGGACCTCGTGGTGGTGGCGCAATTACTGCCGCTTTGTTCCTCAAACAGTTCGTCAAAGAAACTCCTTGGGCGCACTTAGACGTTGCTGGTCCAGTTTGGGCAGATAAAGAAAACGGCTACAATAACTCTGGCGCAACTGGATTCGCAGTACGCACACTGGTTCATTGGGCGCTAGGAGAAGCTTAA